The following are from one region of the Actinomycetota bacterium genome:
- a CDS encoding glycosyltransferase, with product IPYPYATDDHQWKNAKTLEKYGAAKVIPNQNLNGKVLFEQVTKLIFDQKALSSMRENSRNLGKPQASRELANLILSLIKEQ from the coding sequence ATTCCCTATCCTTATGCTACGGATGATCATCAGTGGAAGAATGCAAAAACTTTGGAGAAGTACGGTGCCGCTAAGGTGATACCAAACCAAAATCTGAATGGGAAAGTACTTTTTGAGCAGGTGACAAAGCTAATTTTCGATCAAAAAGCCCTAAGTAGCATGAGAGAAAACTCTCGCAATTTAGGAAAGCCACAAGCCTCGCGAGAATTAGCCAATTTAATACTCAGCTTAATTAAAGAGCAATAA
- the murC gene encoding UDP-N-acetylmuramate--L-alanine ligase yields the protein MLKNAEAKRIHFIGIGGAGMSAIAKVLLEIGYQISGSDLKESRNTLRLSNLGAKVNIGHHPSNVEGADMVVVSSAIPSNNCELRYACENGIPVLRRAEMLAKLSEDKIAIAVAGTHGKTTTTSMISMVFQKNHLDPTFLIGGELNDIGSNAKYGKGDFVVAEADESDGSLLYLKPEIIVLTNIEPDHLDYYQTFDRIQEVFLKFITGLPEEGYGVVCGDHPNVQKLLERTDHKCITYGLREGNDFYVSDIELEKFSSSFQVYKADKKLGKVSLHIPGIHNIYNAMATIALSMSIGLSFEAISDVLSQFKGVQRRYQLVGSQNGITLIDDYAHLPTEVKVTLETAREGDWSRIICLFQPHRFSRTKFLSREFADAFEDADLVILTDVYGAGEEPIPGVSGKLILEAVLQSDPKSQVAYLPTKSEAKRFLASIVEDGDLVLTMGAGDIWIVGQELLESLGQTT from the coding sequence ATGTTAAAAAACGCGGAAGCAAAAAGGATACACTTTATTGGGATAGGTGGCGCTGGGATGAGCGCTATTGCCAAGGTATTACTCGAAATTGGATATCAGATATCTGGATCTGACCTTAAGGAATCCAGAAATACTCTCAGACTCTCGAATTTGGGAGCAAAGGTCAACATCGGACACCACCCCAGCAATGTTGAAGGAGCGGATATGGTCGTGGTATCCTCCGCAATCCCTTCAAATAATTGTGAATTGAGATACGCCTGTGAAAATGGAATCCCCGTGCTTCGCAGGGCAGAAATGCTCGCCAAACTCTCGGAAGATAAAATCGCAATTGCAGTAGCGGGAACCCATGGAAAAACGACTACAACTTCGATGATTTCAATGGTGTTCCAGAAAAACCATCTTGATCCCACATTTCTCATTGGTGGAGAATTGAATGATATTGGGAGCAATGCAAAATATGGTAAAGGTGATTTCGTTGTTGCCGAAGCCGACGAGAGCGATGGCTCTCTCTTGTATTTGAAGCCAGAAATTATTGTATTGACCAATATTGAACCCGATCATCTTGATTATTATCAAACCTTCGATAGAATTCAGGAAGTTTTCCTCAAGTTCATCACCGGCTTGCCCGAAGAAGGCTATGGCGTGGTGTGTGGAGATCACCCAAATGTACAAAAGTTGTTGGAGCGAACCGATCATAAGTGCATCACCTATGGGCTGAGGGAGGGAAACGACTTTTATGTTAGTGATATCGAGCTGGAGAAATTCAGTAGTAGTTTCCAGGTTTACAAGGCGGATAAGAAACTGGGAAAAGTTTCATTGCATATTCCCGGTATCCATAATATCTATAATGCAATGGCAACAATCGCCTTGAGTATGTCCATTGGTTTAAGCTTTGAGGCCATTTCCGATGTTTTAAGTCAGTTTAAAGGAGTTCAAAGGCGATATCAATTGGTGGGGTCTCAAAACGGCATTACTCTCATAGATGATTATGCCCATTTACCCACGGAGGTTAAGGTAACACTAGAAACCGCGCGGGAGGGGGATTGGAGCAGAATAATTTGCCTTTTTCAACCCCATCGCTTTTCCAGAACCAAGTTTTTGAGTCGAGAATTTGCTGATGCTTTCGAAGATGCAGATTTGGTGATTCTCACTGACGTTTATGGAGCTGGGGAGGAACCCATTCCCGGCGTGAGTGGAAAATTGATTTTGGAAGCTGTGCTACAAAGCGACCCCAAAAGTCAAGTCGCATATCTTCCCACCAAATCTGAGGCAAAGAGATTTCTGGCGAGCATTGTAGAGGATGGGGATTTGGTTCTAACCATGGGTGCTGGTGATATCTGGATCGTGGGGCAAGAACTCCTTGAATCTTTAGGTCAAACCACTTGA